The following are encoded in a window of Solibacillus sp. FSL R7-0668 genomic DNA:
- a CDS encoding class I adenylate-forming enzyme family protein, which translates to MQQLDFWIAKRACQSPNKTALIQMETGESWTYEQLMQHVNGWSTWFSHQAFQKGDRIAVCMENTIHSFAIIFACRLNELIYVPLNTKLSNAELGAVLADCTPVQIICDQVHEARAKLLMPGRTSRVEQCKPAQHSPYEWQDQPTLPWLIIYTGGTTGKSKGVVLSYEAVTANAMNTVISWGLNDQDCTLNFMPLFHTGGINALALPILLAGGTVVIGQKFDPELAIRALNDYRTTISLFVPTMYQLMTDTSYFKESPFPTVKVFLSGGAPCPKPIYDRFKKRGLLFKEGYGLTEAGPNNFVIDAEIAMIKQGAIGKGMLFNEVQIMNDAGEACAPNEVGELCLKGSHVFSNYWNNEEETAKAFRNGWLKTGDLAKRDEDGDYYIVGRKKEMIITGGENVYPQEVEQCLIAEQYVDEVSVIGIPNDKWGECVVAFIVAKQPTEALAHALKKVCKERLANYKVPKRFYFLSELPKTVVGKIDKKQLANYAITENGS; encoded by the coding sequence ATGCAACAACTCGATTTTTGGATTGCTAAACGTGCATGCCAATCACCAAATAAGACGGCCTTAATTCAAATGGAAACCGGTGAATCCTGGACATATGAACAGCTCATGCAGCATGTAAATGGTTGGAGTACATGGTTTTCTCACCAAGCATTTCAAAAAGGGGATCGAATTGCCGTATGCATGGAAAACACGATACACAGCTTTGCGATTATATTTGCTTGTCGTCTGAATGAGCTGATATATGTTCCGTTAAATACAAAGCTGTCCAATGCTGAGTTGGGCGCTGTGCTAGCGGATTGTACACCGGTACAAATAATTTGCGATCAAGTTCATGAGGCACGAGCAAAGCTTCTTATGCCGGGGCGAACATCGCGAGTAGAGCAGTGCAAACCAGCGCAACATTCTCCATATGAATGGCAAGATCAGCCAACATTACCGTGGCTGATAATCTATACAGGTGGGACAACGGGAAAATCTAAAGGGGTAGTACTATCCTATGAAGCAGTGACAGCCAATGCGATGAATACAGTGATTAGTTGGGGATTAAATGACCAAGATTGTACGCTAAATTTTATGCCATTATTTCATACAGGTGGCATTAATGCCCTAGCATTGCCGATTCTTCTTGCCGGGGGTACCGTTGTCATCGGTCAAAAATTCGATCCGGAGCTAGCTATTCGCGCTCTTAATGATTACCGAACAACGATTTCACTCTTTGTACCGACGATGTATCAATTGATGACAGACACATCCTATTTCAAGGAATCTCCTTTCCCAACCGTGAAAGTATTTTTGTCTGGCGGTGCTCCCTGTCCGAAACCGATTTATGACCGTTTTAAAAAGCGTGGCTTGTTATTTAAGGAAGGCTATGGCTTAACAGAAGCTGGTCCAAATAATTTTGTCATCGATGCAGAAATCGCCATGATTAAACAAGGCGCTATAGGTAAAGGCATGCTATTTAATGAAGTCCAAATTATGAATGATGCTGGTGAAGCATGTGCCCCAAATGAGGTGGGCGAGCTTTGTTTAAAAGGAAGCCATGTTTTCTCGAACTATTGGAATAATGAGGAGGAGACGGCCAAGGCATTTCGAAATGGCTGGCTAAAAACGGGTGATCTAGCAAAGAGGGATGAAGATGGCGACTATTATATTGTTGGTCGAAAAAAAGAAATGATTATTACCGGTGGCGAAAATGTCTATCCACAAGAAGTGGAACAATGTTTAATCGCAGAGCAGTACGTAGATGAAGTATCCGTCATTGGTATCCCGAATGATAAATGGGGAGAGTGTGTTGTGGCATTTATTGTAGCAAAGCAGCCAACCGAAGCGCTAGCACACGCATTGAAAAAGGTGTGTAAGGAGCGGCTGGCGAATTATAAAGTACCGAAGCGATTTTATTTTTTATCCGAGCTTCCAAAAACAGTCGTTGGGAAGATTGATAAAAAACAATTAGCTAATTATGCGATAACAGAAAATGGAAGTTGA
- a CDS encoding ABC transporter ATP-binding protein, translated as MNDILKLDQVETYISQYHILQGISFEAKVGAVSVLLGRNGAGKTTTLRTIMGLTPAAKGSIVFDGKDISKLTPYEIANHGIGYVPEDQGIFAQLTVEENMRVAIRKETESVMQKQEYILELFPDLKKFWKKHGGNLSGGQKQMLAMARAFVNDSKLLLIDEPSKGLAPIVIEKVMEAITEMKKHTSILLVEQNFMMASRIGDTYTLIDDGCTVQSGTMKMLIEDEQLKRKYLGIG; from the coding sequence ATGAATGATATTTTAAAGCTAGATCAGGTAGAGACTTATATTTCGCAATACCATATTTTACAGGGGATTTCGTTTGAAGCGAAGGTCGGGGCGGTATCGGTGTTATTAGGCCGAAATGGCGCCGGAAAAACGACGACGCTTCGTACAATTATGGGATTAACGCCGGCTGCAAAAGGCTCGATTGTCTTTGATGGCAAGGATATTTCAAAGTTGACGCCATACGAAATTGCCAATCATGGAATCGGCTATGTACCAGAGGATCAAGGGATATTTGCACAACTAACCGTAGAAGAAAATATGCGTGTAGCCATTCGTAAGGAAACCGAATCCGTTATGCAAAAGCAAGAGTATATATTAGAGCTCTTCCCTGATTTAAAAAAGTTTTGGAAAAAGCATGGTGGCAATTTATCGGGTGGTCAAAAGCAGATGCTGGCAATGGCGAGAGCGTTTGTGAATGACAGCAAGCTACTACTCATTGATGAGCCATCTAAGGGGCTAGCGCCAATCGTAATTGAGAAAGTAATGGAAGCAATTACAGAAATGAAAAAGCATACATCGATTTTACTTGTCGAGCAAAACTTTATGATGGCCAGTCGAATTGGTGACACGTATACATTAATTGATGATGGGTGCACAGTGCAATCCGGTACGATGAAAATGCTGATTGAAGACGAACAATTGAAACGTAAATATTTGGGGATTGGTTAA
- the phaZ gene encoding intracellular short-chain-length polyhydroxyalkanoate depolymerase has product MNQVDTLHKVELSNGETLSYRKRDGGAEVVVLIHGNMTSSKHWDLLMEALDERLTIYAVDMRGFGESTYHQRITAIKDFSEDIKLWVDALQLKDFTLIGWSTGGNVAMQYCADYPNDSKNLVLFASGSTRGYPFYSSNADGTPNVADRLVTLEQIEQDVVKTIPMQQMYDTKNRDGLKFVWNSAIYTHNQPDEMRYEQYVDDMLTQRNLADVYHALNTFNMSAVDNEVAKGKNQVSAIQIPTLILYGDRDFVVIEAMTNEIIEDFEGRAHVKKLQNCGHSPLIDCLDETKESIERFIFI; this is encoded by the coding sequence ATGAATCAAGTAGATACTTTACACAAAGTTGAATTATCCAATGGTGAAACATTATCTTATCGTAAGCGTGATGGTGGTGCGGAGGTCGTTGTGCTAATTCATGGCAATATGACATCCTCCAAGCATTGGGATTTATTAATGGAAGCACTTGATGAGCGTCTTACCATTTACGCAGTCGATATGCGTGGCTTTGGTGAATCGACGTACCATCAGCGAATTACAGCCATTAAAGATTTTAGTGAAGATATCAAGCTATGGGTGGATGCGTTACAGCTAAAGGATTTTACCCTTATTGGCTGGTCAACGGGTGGCAATGTGGCGATGCAGTATTGCGCAGATTACCCAAATGACAGTAAAAACCTCGTACTTTTTGCATCAGGCTCAACGCGTGGCTACCCATTTTATAGCTCAAATGCAGATGGCACACCGAATGTAGCGGATCGCCTTGTGACGCTTGAGCAAATCGAGCAAGATGTGGTGAAAACGATTCCAATGCAGCAAATGTATGATACAAAAAATCGCGATGGCTTAAAATTTGTTTGGAATAGTGCCATCTATACGCACAACCAGCCAGATGAAATGCGCTACGAGCAATATGTGGATGATATGCTGACACAGCGCAATTTAGCGGATGTTTATCATGCACTTAATACCTTTAATATGAGCGCGGTTGATAATGAAGTAGCAAAAGGAAAAAATCAAGTGAGCGCCATTCAAATCCCGACGTTGATATTGTATGGTGACCGGGATTTTGTCGTAATCGAGGCCATGACCAATGAAATTATTGAAGACTTCGAGGGACGAGCACACGTAAAAAAACTACAAAATTGTGGACATTCGCCACTAATTGATTGTTTAGACGAAACAAAGGAAAGCATTGAACGATTTATTTTTATATAA
- a CDS encoding ABC transporter ATP-binding protein, whose amino-acid sequence MEPILKTTNLSIKFGEHKAVDSVNFEMPAKHFKSIIGPNGAGKTTFFNLISGELEPTEGDVFLKGASLKKKSSVDRTRLGIGRSFQITNVFPNLTVLENVRLAVQSKRKIRFDMFRHFLQYKNITAEAEQILQQVLLKDKMHQVANQLSHGEKRKLEIGMLLALDTEILLLDEPTAGMSLEEVPAILEVIRSIKERGDKTILLIEHKMDMIIDLSDSIMVLFNGTLLADGTPKEIMDNETVQQAYLGGLAYE is encoded by the coding sequence ATGGAACCTATTTTAAAAACAACAAATCTATCAATAAAATTCGGTGAACATAAGGCTGTAGACAGTGTGAACTTTGAAATGCCGGCTAAACATTTCAAATCAATTATTGGTCCTAATGGTGCAGGGAAGACGACCTTTTTTAACTTAATTAGCGGGGAGCTTGAACCTACTGAAGGCGATGTATTCTTAAAAGGGGCATCATTAAAGAAAAAGTCCTCTGTTGATCGCACGCGCTTAGGAATTGGGCGTTCGTTTCAAATCACCAATGTATTTCCTAATTTAACAGTTTTAGAAAATGTACGCTTAGCAGTACAGTCCAAACGTAAAATTCGCTTTGATATGTTCCGCCATTTTTTACAATACAAAAACATTACAGCAGAGGCGGAGCAGATTTTACAGCAAGTGCTTTTAAAGGACAAAATGCATCAAGTAGCCAATCAGCTATCACATGGAGAAAAACGCAAGCTCGAAATCGGTATGCTTTTAGCGCTAGATACAGAGATTTTACTATTAGATGAACCGACTGCTGGCATGTCATTGGAAGAAGTACCTGCCATTTTAGAGGTGATCCGTTCGATTAAAGAGCGCGGTGACAAAACAATTTTATTAATTGAACACAAAATGGATATGATTATTGATTTGTCGGATTCCATCATGGTGTTATTTAACGGGACATTGCTGGCAGATGGGACGCCGAAAGAAATTATGGACAATGAAACGGTGCAACAGGCGTACTTAGGGGGGCTTGCGTATGAATGA
- a CDS encoding branched-chain amino acid ABC transporter permease, translated as MIKQPSILSKTNVFYTLIVGVMIALPFVMDSRTLTILLTQFCIFAILAMSYDILLGYTGIISFGHAMFFGVGAYSTAIMLSDYGPSMGIFIASMAVGVVLSVLISIVSGALTLRLKNHFYAMFTMAISGLFLVVAEKWRTVTKGNDGFTFRAPELFRERLYFYLFVVICLVVVFILLKRFVASPFGKVLVAIRENEQRTRSLGFKTLGYKIVASVVAGAVASVAGSLYAVSLRFVNTSVMTMDITLDALMMTIIGGVGTLIGPIIGAGVIEFAQHYLSGLARDYPIFERWIIFFGILYILAVIFFPRGIVGTVQLKYREWTVMKQRKSTPTIVMEEKEGHQ; from the coding sequence ATGATCAAGCAACCATCAATTTTATCAAAAACAAATGTCTTTTATACGCTGATCGTTGGCGTGATGATTGCGTTACCATTTGTGATGGATTCCAGAACCTTAACGATTTTGTTAACGCAGTTTTGTATTTTTGCCATTTTAGCGATGAGCTATGATATTTTATTAGGCTACACGGGAATTATTTCATTTGGTCACGCGATGTTTTTTGGAGTGGGCGCTTATTCAACGGCGATTATGCTCAGTGATTATGGACCATCTATGGGGATTTTTATCGCTTCAATGGCTGTTGGTGTGGTGCTATCGGTCTTAATTAGCATCGTTAGTGGCGCGCTTACATTGCGACTAAAAAATCACTTTTATGCGATGTTTACGATGGCGATTTCGGGTTTATTCTTAGTTGTTGCAGAAAAATGGCGTACGGTGACGAAAGGCAATGACGGGTTTACATTTCGAGCACCAGAGTTATTCCGTGAGCGTCTCTATTTCTATTTATTCGTCGTGATTTGTTTAGTTGTTGTCTTTATTTTACTGAAACGATTTGTCGCTTCTCCGTTTGGAAAGGTGCTTGTTGCGATTCGGGAAAATGAGCAACGCACTCGTTCATTAGGCTTTAAAACATTAGGGTATAAAATTGTGGCCTCTGTTGTAGCTGGCGCCGTCGCAAGTGTAGCGGGCTCGTTGTATGCGGTGTCATTACGATTTGTAAATACGAGTGTCATGACAATGGATATTACATTGGATGCGCTCATGATGACGATTATCGGTGGTGTCGGAACATTAATTGGACCGATCATTGGCGCGGGTGTGATTGAGTTTGCACAGCATTATTTATCGGGGCTGGCACGAGATTATCCGATTTTTGAACGTTGGATTATTTTCTTCGGCATTTTATACATTTTGGCAGTGATTTTCTTCCCTCGAGGAATTGTTGGGACGGTTCAATTAAAATATCGCGAATGGACCGTGATGAAGCAGCGTAAGTCGACACCTACAATAGTGATGGAAGAAAAGGAGGGACATCAATGA
- a CDS encoding branched-chain amino acid ABC transporter permease, with protein sequence MELIISLTINGLATGMLIFLLAAGLTLIFGLMDVLNFAHGGLFVWGAYTGVFTYAWSESFIVGIIAAIVTGLVLGFVTEKLIITPVYGNHVQQILITLGFMLVLQEMIKVVFGPNGVPVKVPHYLAGSWEIGELTIIKYRVFIIVVGFALFGILQFILKRTKVGLIVRAGVMNKEMTQALGINIKRVFLLVFMCGAALAALGGMLMAPYSGIVYAEMGMEYAILGFIVVVIGGMGSFQGSLMAAILVGLAGSFMAYYVPFLSVAVNMILMAIVLIFRPQGLFSVAKG encoded by the coding sequence ATGGAGTTAATTATCAGTTTGACAATCAATGGTTTGGCAACCGGTATGCTTATTTTCTTATTAGCAGCAGGGCTAACACTGATCTTTGGCTTAATGGATGTATTGAATTTTGCGCATGGCGGCTTATTTGTGTGGGGCGCTTATACAGGGGTGTTCACTTATGCATGGAGTGAGAGTTTCATAGTAGGAATTATCGCCGCCATTGTTACTGGTCTTGTACTTGGCTTTGTTACGGAAAAGCTCATTATTACCCCGGTTTATGGCAATCATGTGCAACAAATTCTCATCACATTAGGGTTTATGCTCGTGCTTCAAGAAATGATTAAGGTTGTATTTGGTCCGAATGGTGTGCCAGTAAAGGTGCCGCATTATTTAGCGGGAAGCTGGGAAATCGGTGAACTAACGATTATTAAGTATCGCGTCTTTATTATTGTTGTCGGCTTTGCTTTATTTGGAATACTGCAATTTATTTTAAAGCGTACGAAAGTCGGGTTAATTGTACGTGCCGGAGTGATGAATAAGGAAATGACACAAGCATTAGGAATTAATATTAAACGTGTGTTCCTACTTGTATTTATGTGTGGCGCGGCGCTTGCTGCTTTAGGCGGTATGCTAATGGCTCCTTATTCAGGAATTGTCTATGCCGAGATGGGGATGGAATATGCCATTTTAGGCTTTATCGTCGTTGTAATTGGCGGAATGGGCAGCTTCCAAGGCTCTTTAATGGCCGCAATATTAGTTGGTCTTGCTGGGAGCTTCATGGCGTATTATGTCCCGTTTTTATCGGTTGCGGTCAATATGATTTTAATGGCAATCGTGTTAATTTTCCGTCCTCAAGGCCTATTTTCAGTAGCGAAAGGGTGA
- a CDS encoding 3-oxoacyl-ACP synthase, which yields MIGMTGLGVYLPKGRMTAEEIATRANIPKAVVEAKMGIIEKVVAGPTDHPVEMSIKAARNAISEARIDAKEIDVVIYIGEEHKEYPLWTAAIKIQEEVGAVNAWAFDVQLRCGTAIMAMKVAKSLMQADESIRTVLLAGGYRNHDFIDYQNERTRFMFNLGAGAGAMVLQKNAGGHEVLETELITDGSFSEDVVVPVGGTREPLTPEHLQQGKYMLDVLDPEGMKLRLEQKSLENFLKVIRRSLEKSGYNERDLSYVAMLHMKKSAHDYVLGELGLTEDHSIYLSHYGHIGQIDQILSLYLAREAGMLQQGNIVSLVSAGIGYAWGAITVKWEASI from the coding sequence ATGATTGGAATGACGGGGCTTGGGGTGTATTTGCCAAAAGGACGTATGACAGCAGAAGAAATTGCAACGCGAGCAAACATCCCAAAAGCGGTAGTAGAAGCCAAAATGGGCATTATCGAAAAGGTTGTCGCAGGACCAACTGATCATCCGGTTGAAATGAGCATTAAAGCGGCGCGCAATGCCATTTCAGAGGCGCGAATCGATGCAAAGGAAATTGATGTCGTGATTTATATCGGCGAGGAGCATAAGGAATATCCGCTTTGGACGGCAGCGATAAAAATTCAAGAAGAAGTGGGCGCTGTGAATGCGTGGGCCTTTGATGTACAGCTAAGATGTGGGACGGCCATCATGGCGATGAAGGTGGCAAAAAGCTTAATGCAGGCAGATGAATCCATTCGTACGGTGTTATTGGCGGGCGGCTATCGCAATCATGATTTTATTGATTATCAAAATGAGCGTACCCGGTTTATGTTTAATTTAGGCGCGGGTGCAGGCGCAATGGTTTTACAAAAAAATGCAGGTGGTCATGAAGTGCTTGAAACAGAGCTCATTACAGATGGCTCCTTTTCAGAAGATGTGGTCGTCCCTGTTGGCGGAACGAGGGAGCCTTTAACGCCAGAACACTTACAGCAAGGCAAATATATGTTAGATGTATTAGATCCTGAAGGCATGAAGCTTCGTTTAGAGCAAAAATCATTGGAAAACTTTTTAAAGGTAATCCGTCGTTCTTTGGAGAAAAGTGGTTATAACGAGCGGGATTTGAGCTATGTGGCGATGTTACATATGAAAAAATCTGCGCATGATTATGTTTTAGGGGAGCTTGGATTGACGGAGGATCATTCCATCTACTTATCGCATTATGGGCATATTGGCCAAATCGATCAAATTTTATCGCTCTATCTTGCAAGAGAAGCAGGGATGCTCCAACAAGGGAATATCGTTTCTCTAGTGAGCGCAGGGATTGGTTATGCGTGGGGCGCAATTACTGTTAAATGGGAGGCTTCAATATGA
- a CDS encoding glucose 1-dehydrogenase, with amino-acid sequence MRLENKVAVITGGAGGIGYAAVKRFLQEGAKVAIVDYDQALGEKVVAELGDNVAFYAVDISVLAQVQEMVQKVVAHFGKIDILVNNAGITRDATLVKMSEVDFERVIQINLNGVYYCTQAVAPHMIAQGSGKIISTSSVSGVYGNFGQTNYAATKAAIIGMTKTWAKELGRKGINVNAVAPGFTATQMVEKMPEKVLQQMEGITSLQRLGKPEDIANAYLFLASEESNYITGHVLHVDGGIMM; translated from the coding sequence ATGCGTTTAGAAAATAAAGTAGCCGTCATTACCGGTGGTGCAGGAGGCATTGGTTATGCAGCGGTCAAGCGCTTTTTACAAGAGGGGGCAAAAGTGGCGATTGTGGATTATGATCAAGCGCTAGGCGAAAAAGTGGTCGCTGAATTAGGAGACAATGTCGCCTTTTATGCTGTTGATATATCGGTATTAGCGCAAGTTCAAGAAATGGTCCAAAAGGTTGTCGCACATTTTGGGAAAATAGATATTTTAGTTAACAATGCGGGCATTACACGAGATGCAACATTAGTGAAAATGAGTGAAGTGGACTTTGAAAGGGTCATCCAAATTAATTTAAATGGGGTGTATTACTGCACGCAGGCTGTCGCGCCACATATGATTGCACAGGGATCAGGGAAAATTATCAGTACCTCCTCTGTAAGTGGTGTTTACGGAAATTTTGGACAAACGAACTATGCGGCCACAAAAGCGGCGATTATCGGCATGACAAAAACCTGGGCGAAGGAGCTTGGGCGTAAAGGGATAAATGTGAATGCCGTAGCACCGGGCTTTACCGCTACACAAATGGTAGAAAAGATGCCCGAAAAGGTACTACAGCAAATGGAAGGCATTACGAGCTTGCAACGTTTGGGGAAACCTGAGGATATTGCAAATGCGTATTTATTTTTAGCATCAGAAGAATCAAATTACATTACAGGTCATGTCCTGCATGTAGATGGTGGAATTATGATGTAA
- a CDS encoding substrate-binding domain-containing protein, which translates to MKKHLWLVFAVLSLFLLVACNDDSNESASTNTDSDVQGDSGKEEAVSSDPVKVGVLASLTGALESYGKQTKNGFELGLEYATGGTMEVEGRKIEVVWEDTETKPEVAVQKATKLLEDDAVDFLVGSSSSGDTLAVLPLAEEYEKIMIVEPAVADSITGSEFNPYIFRTARNSSQDAYAAAAAIAGDGVKIATFAPDYSFGWDGVSAFKTAAEELGAEIVLEEYADPAATDFTSNLQKIIDAKPDFLFVVWAGANSPWNQIADLKLQEKGIKISTGAPDIIALQFMEPLIGMEGFTVYHHTLPKNEVNDWLVKEHKARFNGEVPDLFTPGGFSAAVAVVEALKKSGGDADGNTLIPLMEGMSFDTPKGTMTFRKEDHQALQPMYAIKLEKVAEFDYPIPVLIRELSPEETEPPIMN; encoded by the coding sequence ATGAAAAAGCATTTATGGTTAGTTTTTGCGGTATTATCGCTATTTTTATTAGTTGCGTGTAATGACGACTCAAATGAAAGCGCTTCAACCAATACGGATTCAGACGTACAAGGAGACAGCGGTAAAGAAGAAGCTGTTTCAAGTGATCCTGTTAAAGTAGGCGTTCTTGCTTCATTAACAGGAGCGCTTGAATCGTACGGCAAGCAAACGAAGAATGGTTTTGAACTGGGCCTAGAGTATGCAACAGGAGGCACGATGGAAGTTGAAGGGCGCAAAATTGAAGTTGTTTGGGAAGATACAGAAACAAAGCCAGAAGTAGCAGTGCAAAAAGCAACGAAGCTATTAGAAGATGATGCAGTTGACTTTTTAGTAGGCTCTTCTAGCTCGGGGGATACGTTAGCTGTTTTACCGTTAGCTGAAGAGTACGAGAAAATTATGATAGTTGAGCCAGCAGTAGCGGATAGTATTACAGGTTCAGAATTCAATCCCTATATTTTCCGAACTGCACGTAACTCTTCACAGGATGCCTACGCAGCGGCGGCAGCCATTGCGGGAGACGGCGTGAAGATTGCAACATTCGCACCGGACTATTCATTTGGTTGGGATGGGGTGTCAGCGTTCAAAACGGCAGCAGAAGAATTAGGGGCTGAAATCGTTTTAGAGGAATATGCAGATCCAGCGGCAACCGATTTTACATCGAACTTACAAAAAATTATTGATGCCAAACCAGACTTTTTATTTGTTGTTTGGGCAGGAGCGAACTCTCCATGGAATCAAATTGCCGATTTAAAGCTTCAAGAAAAGGGCATTAAAATTTCGACAGGTGCGCCTGACATTATCGCACTTCAATTTATGGAGCCATTAATTGGTATGGAAGGCTTCACTGTGTATCACCATACATTACCAAAAAATGAGGTCAATGATTGGTTAGTAAAAGAACACAAAGCACGCTTTAATGGCGAAGTGCCTGATTTATTTACACCAGGTGGATTCTCGGCAGCAGTAGCGGTTGTAGAGGCTCTGAAAAAATCAGGTGGCGATGCGGATGGCAATACCTTAATTCCATTAATGGAAGGCATGTCATTTGATACGCCAAAAGGCACAATGACTTTCCGTAAAGAAGACCACCAAGCATTACAGCCGATGTATGCCATTAAATTAGAAAAAGTCGCAGAGTTTGATTACCCGATTCCGGTGCTAATTCGCGAACTATCACCAGAAGAAACAGAGCCACCGATTATGAATTAA